The DNA region TGAGGCCGCGATCGCATCAGTTATTCCACCTGCGAATAAAAAGTATGGCAGAATTGCAATTTCTTTATAACCAGCAGCTACCAATTCTTTCACCCGCGATTCTAAACTAGGAGGATTAGCCCAATAAGCAGCTACTGTTCCCAAACTCGCCGCCATTGATTCCACAGTTTCTTTAGAACCTGGGCGACGGCTACCATGAGCTAGAAGAATCCATGCTTCTGCTTTTATAGCAGCTATTTGCTTGGCCAGCAATTTCTCTAAATTAGGGTGAGAGCCTAAGTATGGTTGCAACTCAATCATGATATCCTGACCAATAGCCTGTTGTGCTAATGCTATTTCGGCAGGAATATCTGTCATTACATGGACTCCCGGCAGCAGAAATAACGGTAC from Nostoc commune NIES-4072 includes:
- a CDS encoding sirohydrochlorin chelatase, encoding MPSAYLLVSHGSRDPRPEIAMQQLAKLVCNKLSENHNALNNEHQVDIAALEMNPQPLHEQIQQFAQRAFGDGWVGLQQSKLSQNQNRIKIVPLFLLPGVHVMTDIPAEIALAQQAIGQDIMIELQPYLGSHPNLEKLLAKQIAAIKAEAWILLAHGSRRPGSKETVESMAASLGTVAAYWANPPSLESRVKELVAAGYKEIAILPYFLFAGGITDAIAASIEELKLQFSAVNFQLAEPLGASAELAELIWDLTDR